In Arachis hypogaea cultivar Tifrunner chromosome 17, arahy.Tifrunner.gnm2.J5K5, whole genome shotgun sequence, a single window of DNA contains:
- the LOC112765439 gene encoding universal stress protein PHOS34 → MSSVAGNLTCVVAAVDGSEQSMTALRWALQNLKLRSPASDSTNAGSFVVLHVQSPPSIATGLNPGAIPFGGPTDLEVPAITAAIEAHQKRITEAVLNHALGICAEFNLAEPRIKTHVVVGDPKEKICEAAQDLNADVLVMGSRAFGAIKRMFLGSVSNYCAHHAQCPVIIIKGKDNVDKKN, encoded by the exons ATGTCATCCGTAGCTGGAAACTTAACCTGCGTGGTGGCGGCCGTTGACGGCAGTGAACAGAGCATGACCGCTCTCCGCTGGGCCCTACAAAACCTCAAGCTACGATCACCTGCTTCCGATTCCACCAACGCTGGATCCTTTGTCGTCCTCCACGTCCAATCCCCACCCTCCATCGCCACCGGCCTCAACCCCGGCGCCATCCCCTTCGGCGGCCCAA CTGACCTGGAAGTACCGGCGATCACGGCGGCGATCGAGGCTCACCAGAAGCGTATCACTGAAGCCGTACTCAATCACGCTTTAGGAATTTGCGCTGAATTCAATTTGGCT GAACCGAGGATCAAGACCCATGTCGTTGTGGGAGACCCAAAGGAGAAGATATGTGAAGCTGCACAGGATCTGAATGCTGATGTGCTTGTGATGGGGTCCCGTGCATTTGGCGCTATTAAGAG GATGTTCCTTGGCAGTGTTAGCAACTACTGTGCCCACCATGCTCAGTGCCCAGTCATTATTATCAAGGGAAAGGACAATGTCGACAAGAAAAACTAG